A part of Acidobacteriota bacterium genomic DNA contains:
- a CDS encoding HNH endonuclease, which produces MSGRPLFPEELDAVALVVRGLLDRTLPPAARAARTIAEHETWKEFGYARAGDFCRERFGRSGRWLRRLAAIGRALARSAELELAVTGDDGGPPLGREAAYQLARLPENTALAPWIAFARRASVRVLQRTVREALAGEREAPPAPEAGTPEDRSLDREGTPEEPGAGTSSGHEDTACAAAGEDAEGRARVTLRLPVAGAVLACWEEVFDLHRRVCGAETGVVSFVEALVAEAESGPLREEPRDDENEPRPDPLEEIPWRRWRSPRARWRIPVDPLPDEEREGWIDVRELREVLGLLPALGRAAGGCDPVAAADALEGLLDVEERAQRIFGVLLQEMADQWGFLQLGFRNIEEYAEKRLGMSGAAVRERVFLERRLVWHPHWRQAYWEGRIGAQKLLVLVRGLRDEPLDEASERAWLELAEQVTCRRLQDEIRAVRRERWLSRGPRRVPLPGDDARWQRSQRRGYGTTLDHVWEAAETLVHDGFPAAMLTLRLPRDLARSFLSVLSRIEPRREWIARLEELRRAAEPEAGDPWTFSAPWADRSFSWRLLYLLLGYAEQWDRAPDGSRRAEQEIYERDGWRCQSPGCTSRRNLEAHHVVYRSRGGDDAPENLVTLCRFHHQRGEHGDLLRVRGAAPLEVVFTLGRDGIGGIFRNDRRLPDAPPVPPPSSGPRA; this is translated from the coding sequence GTGTCGGGGCGCCCGCTCTTCCCCGAGGAACTGGACGCCGTGGCGCTGGTCGTGCGCGGTCTGCTCGACCGCACGCTCCCGCCCGCGGCGCGCGCGGCGCGCACGATCGCCGAGCATGAGACATGGAAGGAGTTCGGCTACGCGCGCGCCGGTGACTTCTGCCGCGAGCGGTTCGGCCGGAGCGGGCGCTGGCTGCGGCGCCTGGCGGCGATCGGCCGCGCGCTCGCGCGGTCCGCGGAGCTGGAGCTCGCGGTCACCGGCGACGACGGCGGTCCCCCGCTGGGCCGGGAGGCGGCCTACCAGCTCGCGCGGTTGCCGGAGAACACGGCTCTCGCCCCGTGGATCGCGTTTGCGCGGCGGGCGAGCGTGCGCGTGCTGCAGCGCACGGTGCGCGAAGCTTTGGCGGGAGAAAGAGAAGCCCCGCCGGCGCCGGAAGCCGGCACCCCGGAAGACCGCTCGCTCGATAGGGAGGGAACGCCCGAGGAGCCGGGCGCCGGCACCTCTTCAGGCCACGAGGACACCGCCTGCGCTGCGGCCGGCGAGGACGCCGAGGGCCGCGCGCGGGTGACGTTGCGGCTGCCCGTCGCCGGTGCGGTGCTCGCCTGCTGGGAGGAGGTCTTCGATCTGCACCGTCGCGTGTGCGGCGCGGAGACGGGCGTCGTCTCCTTCGTCGAGGCGCTCGTGGCGGAGGCCGAGTCGGGACCGCTGCGGGAGGAGCCGCGGGATGACGAGAACGAGCCCCGGCCCGATCCACTGGAGGAGATTCCGTGGCGGCGCTGGCGCTCCCCGCGCGCTCGCTGGCGGATTCCGGTGGATCCGCTGCCGGACGAGGAGCGCGAGGGGTGGATCGACGTCCGGGAGTTGCGCGAGGTGCTCGGCCTTCTGCCGGCGTTGGGCCGGGCGGCCGGAGGCTGCGACCCGGTGGCCGCGGCGGACGCCCTGGAAGGGTTGCTGGACGTCGAAGAACGGGCACAGCGCATCTTCGGGGTGCTGCTCCAGGAGATGGCGGACCAGTGGGGGTTCCTCCAGCTCGGTTTCCGGAACATCGAGGAGTACGCGGAGAAGCGCCTCGGGATGTCGGGCGCGGCGGTGCGGGAACGGGTCTTCCTGGAGCGCCGGCTGGTCTGGCACCCGCACTGGCGGCAGGCCTACTGGGAAGGGCGGATCGGGGCGCAGAAGCTGCTCGTCCTCGTGCGCGGCCTGCGGGACGAACCGCTGGACGAAGCGAGTGAGCGGGCGTGGCTGGAGCTGGCGGAGCAGGTCACTTGCCGGCGGCTGCAGGACGAGATCCGCGCCGTGCGCAGGGAGCGATGGCTGTCGCGCGGGCCGCGGCGGGTGCCCTTGCCGGGAGACGACGCCCGCTGGCAGCGCTCGCAGCGCCGTGGTTACGGGACCACGCTGGACCACGTATGGGAGGCGGCGGAGACGCTCGTGCACGACGGGTTCCCGGCGGCAATGCTGACTCTGCGGCTCCCGCGCGACCTGGCGCGGTCCTTCCTGTCGGTGCTGAGCCGGATCGAACCGCGCCGGGAATGGATCGCGCGGCTGGAGGAATTGCGGCGAGCGGCGGAGCCGGAGGCGGGCGATCCGTGGACGTTTTCCGCCCCGTGGGCCGATCGGTCGTTCTCGTGGCGCCTGCTCTACCTGCTGCTCGGGTACGCCGAGCAATGGGACCGCGCCCCGGACGGCTCGCGCCGCGCGGAGCAGGAGATCTACGAGCGGGACGGCTGGCGCTGCCAGTCCCCCGGCTGCACCTCCAGGCGGAATCTGGAGGCGCACCACGTCGTCTACCGCTCGCGCGGCGGGGACGACGCGCCGGAGAACCTCGTCACCCTATGCCGCTTCCACCACCAGCGCGGGGAGCACGGCGACCTGTTGCGGGTCCGCGGAGCCGCCCCGCTCGAGGTCGTCTTCACGCTCGGCCGGGACGGGATCGGCGGGATTTTCAGGAACGACCGGCGGCTGCCAGACGCCCCTCCCGTGCCGCCGCCATCCAGCGGTCCACGCGCGTGA
- a CDS encoding 1-deoxy-D-xylulose-5-phosphate synthase — protein MAKPKIGMRDAFFNALYEIAVSDPDVYIVSADNGAPSIDQFASNLKEQFIQVGIAEQQMIGMAAGLALEGKKVYTYAICPFITARVYEQIKIDVCAQNLPVTMLGVGAGYAYDIMGPTHHTVEDFAILRVQPNMTILSPADGTTAAAMAPWTHRHAGPCYVRFDRAGLPEIYDAAPDLARGFAVLREGSDCAIVATGVMVGQALAAAEELHRRGISAGVVDLFRIKPVDAAALFAALGEVPNVVTLEEHYRAGGIGGMFAEMIADREEPRRLLRLGQHDRFAFEMGGRSVIWENAGLDVPGIVTRVDRWMAAAREGRLAAAGRS, from the coding sequence ATGGCCAAGCCGAAGATCGGGATGCGGGATGCGTTCTTCAACGCGCTGTACGAGATCGCCGTGAGCGATCCCGACGTCTACATCGTGAGCGCCGACAACGGAGCGCCGAGCATCGATCAGTTCGCATCGAACCTCAAGGAGCAGTTCATCCAGGTCGGCATCGCCGAGCAACAGATGATCGGCATGGCGGCCGGACTCGCTCTGGAGGGAAAGAAGGTCTACACGTACGCGATCTGCCCCTTCATCACGGCGCGCGTCTACGAACAGATCAAGATCGACGTCTGCGCGCAGAACCTGCCCGTCACGATGCTCGGTGTCGGCGCCGGCTACGCCTACGACATCATGGGCCCGACGCATCACACGGTGGAGGACTTCGCCATCCTGCGCGTCCAGCCGAACATGACGATCCTCAGCCCGGCAGACGGCACGACCGCGGCGGCGATGGCGCCCTGGACCCACCGGCACGCCGGCCCGTGCTACGTGCGCTTCGACCGGGCCGGGTTGCCGGAGATCTACGATGCGGCTCCCGATCTCGCGCGGGGTTTCGCGGTGCTGCGGGAGGGAAGCGACTGCGCGATCGTGGCCACCGGTGTGATGGTCGGCCAGGCGCTGGCGGCGGCGGAGGAGCTGCACCGCCGGGGGATTTCGGCGGGTGTCGTCGACCTGTTCCGCATCAAGCCGGTCGATGCGGCAGCGCTGTTCGCGGCGCTCGGAGAGGTGCCCAACGTCGTCACGCTCGAAGAGCACTACCGCGCCGGCGGCATCGGGGGAATGTTCGCCGAGATGATCGCGGACCGCGAAGAGCCCCGCCGCCTGCTGCGGCTCGGCCAGCACGACCGGTTCGCTTTCGAGATGGGCGGCCGCTCGGTGATCTGGGAAAACGCGGGACTCGACGTTCCGGGGATCGTCACGCGCGTGGACCGCTGGATGGCGGCGGCACGGGAGGGGCGTCTGGCAGCCGCCGGTCGTTCCTGA
- a CDS encoding transketolase, producing MSHRSLEELQQKARWVRRTVLEMAVSAKSGHVTSAFSQTELLVALYYGGILRVRPEQPDWPDRDRFILSKGQGGIGLYPILADLGFFPREELDRFTQRGSKLGVHCEWHVPGIETVSGSLGHGLPVATGMAEAARRDGKDHLVVLVTGDAELYEGSNWEAAIVAGARRYDNLIVIVDRNGQGVLGHTDPRDDAYMEWSSDGPALEPLAAKFAAFGWEAKEIDGHDFRQIFDSLDGIRDRRGRGPLAVVARTVKGKGVPFLENQRRWHYRVPEGEELEIARRALA from the coding sequence GTGTCGCACAGATCGCTTGAAGAGCTGCAGCAGAAGGCCCGTTGGGTGCGCCGCACCGTGCTCGAGATGGCGGTGAGCGCCAAGAGCGGTCACGTCACGTCCGCCTTTTCGCAGACCGAGCTCCTCGTCGCACTCTATTACGGGGGAATCCTGAGGGTCCGGCCGGAGCAGCCGGACTGGCCCGACCGTGACCGGTTCATCCTCAGCAAGGGGCAGGGGGGCATCGGGCTCTACCCGATCCTCGCCGATCTCGGCTTCTTCCCGCGCGAGGAGCTGGATCGCTTCACCCAGCGCGGCAGCAAGCTCGGCGTGCACTGCGAATGGCACGTGCCCGGGATCGAGACCGTTTCCGGCTCTCTCGGGCACGGGCTGCCGGTGGCGACCGGAATGGCGGAGGCGGCGCGGCGCGACGGCAAGGATCACCTCGTGGTGCTGGTCACCGGCGACGCGGAGCTGTACGAGGGCTCCAACTGGGAGGCGGCCATCGTCGCGGGAGCGCGTCGTTACGACAACCTGATCGTCATCGTCGACCGCAACGGGCAGGGGGTGCTCGGGCATACCGACCCCCGGGACGACGCCTACATGGAGTGGAGCAGCGACGGTCCCGCCCTCGAGCCGCTGGCCGCGAAGTTCGCCGCCTTCGGCTGGGAGGCGAAGGAGATCGACGGGCACGACTTCCGGCAGATCTTCGACTCGCTCGACGGTATCCGGGACCGGAGAGGCCGCGGACCGCTCGCCGTCGTCGCGCGCACGGTCAAGGGGAAGGGAGTTCCGTTCCTCGAAAACCAGCGGCGGTGGCACTACCGCGTTCCGGAGGGGGAGGAGCTCGAAATCGCGCGCCGGGCGCTGGCCTGA